The Phalacrocorax aristotelis chromosome 2, bGulAri2.1, whole genome shotgun sequence region TCCAATTCTTAGAAATGAGCATACGCCAAACACTGGCTGGGACAAAACTGGACCTGCCCTGCCTCCGACTGAAACCCTCTGGGTTTGAAAcgtccttcctccctcctcacccTTTCCCCTGACGGAGAAAGCTAAATAAAGGTGTGTGAGCTCACCCCCTGCAATGGTTTCACATTCCCTCAGCTGGCTGTGAAGTGAGAGGGAGCTTCAAATTCTCCCTCTTTGCTCGGTCACCTCGATGGTGCTGTGAAAGAAGCCTTGGCTTACTGAGGCGCTTGAAAACACACTGATCCATGAAGCTCCTGGGGAAAAGGGTAAGGCTGGCACCGCCTGGAAGCTGCAGATTTTTTAAACCGTAGCAGAACCTTTTGAGAAATGGAGATTAAAAGAAGGAGTACTTGACAGCATTCATTTAACCAAAAGCAGAATCTTCAaggagctttaaaaataaaatattaaagctttaaaatgtcAACTCAATGTGTATTTTACATGAATGCCAGTTATAGGGTGAAATACAACTCATCTCTGTTATATATGAACATCACCAGAATATATTAAAGGAAACTGAGATGATAAAATTCACGGCAGAAGTTCAGTTAAAGTATTTCTCACAACTGATTTCTTCAATAAGGTCTCATATTCTTCAGTAGTATTATTCCCCTGTCTGAACACAGTTCACAGTATGtgttctaaataaaaaaaagatattcaaCTTAAAGAAAGACTTTCTCAAGACacttgaaacaaacaaataaaaaaaccttaagTCCTGTGCGATTACATGGACTTTAGTGCTCGATTTCACCAGCCTGAAAACAACACTGTCACCCTTGATAGCATCGGACATTGGCACCGACTGAAAGCCTTCAGCTAAGAAACCCACGTACGCCACCAGGAATTCGTCAACGACGCTGGCCAAGACTGCGCGATAACTTCAAATATACCAAAACATacatttcttaaatacattGACAATTCaagtaatttattaaaaacggcttttcattttgaaatatatattcttCTTTCGAACGACTATATTGCAGCATGATTTACACGTGTATTTTAAAGTACTGGAGTATGAGAAGTTTGAGGCAGCAGAAATCTTACAAGGAGCTGTGATTTGTCTGTTTAGCACATGGATTGACTGCAGCCCGGAGCTCCATGCGAAAAATGAGTAAATAGCATCACACACACTTTTTTATAAGATGACAAACGGAAGTTCGGTTACTAAAGTTTCTTTAGCTGCTGGATCCCTGAGCTTTGGCTGCCCATCGACTTGGGGCACACTGCTAGCGATCCAAACACTATTTGAAATCAGATTAGCACAACTCTTTCAAGCTCTTCACAGGAAAACGTCTTTGCGCTGCAGCTATGTCCTGAATCAAGGAAGGGGGCATGGAGGATGTGCCGATGACATTGGTACAGCGTCTTGGAAGAGCTCCAGCCTACAATTCCTCCAACACAGGGACTGGAACAGCAACACATGCTAGCAGATTGAATTTTAAGGCCTAAAAACTGTTTCTGACAGATTGTTATACACCCAGACTATGCCATAAAGCGACGGAGGTAGGCCTTCGGTTTACCTTGTTGTACTGACACTGTGCCTTTACCTCGGCTGCTGCGCTCCCAGCCAGGAGGTTAAAAAGTGCAATTAATTGACTACTTCCTTTCCCCATGAGAGAGAATCCACACACCCCCTCCCACGAAGCTGACCCCAGAGACGCCCTTTCTCCGTGGCAGCAGCTTCATCCAGAGATGATCAGGTTTAAATGCCAAGAAACCCCCTGCGTTCACCAGCACGCAAAACTCCGAGCTAAAAATTGTCACAGCATATTCCAACGACATTCATAAAATTCAGCACTTGTGATAAAAACCTGTCAGTGCTGGTCATCTCTCCCAGTTGCTGCTCCTTCCATCCACATTTCCCATCACACACCCAACGTCACCCTCTCCTGACAAGCAGCAGACTCGGGAGTAGTTGTTGAACAGTATGACTAAAAGGATTCATGGCAGTTTCTTAGAAACCGCagtaattgcttttgtttttctcagaaataattGCAAATAAAACTATTCTGTAGTAATTGCAGTAACAAAAATGTGAAGTCTAAAATGAATGTTAAAGAACTGTAGCTGTCAGACCAATAATATCATGCTTGTGAAAAAAATTGATCAAGATGCCTAAGCGTTTCATTCAGCTATTACATGAGTGAAATCTGAAATGTTCAGACAAAAAAATAGCAAGAGACTAGAAGTCAAGATAGCTTCCATTTTCAGTTAGTTTAAAAACAGCcgaaaacttaatttttctaaCTGCTAATTGTATACACTGCGAGTCTCATGCAGATTAATAAAACTCATTTGAAATCTAAATGTATTCTTAATAAAAAAGTGTTCAGAAATGACATTTCTATGGTGTAGAGAAAGCAATTAGCATCGTAGCTACCTGTTCAAGCCTATATTAAGGACTACAGAATTTCATTTACACTTTTGCATgaaactgccttttcttctgcaattttAGGTACAAGTAGTGAGGATCCTAATTTGTTTCCCTGGGTgcgggtgggggggtggggaaagaaaagttcTTGACCCTGCACCTGCCCTCCCTGGAATGTGGGTGAACAGCAAGCCTTACACGGCTGACTCGCCCTCCAGCTCCGACGCAGCAGCTCCTTTGCGCGTGAGCTTCAGCACAGTCGGCTTGTCTGCGCTCGTGCCGTTGCCCTCGGTTGTCTCCAGAGGACCTAgtcctttctgttcttcctttggCTCTTCATTGACTTCAGGGTAAATCACCAAGAACGTAGCTGTCAAAAAACCCAGGAAGGATCCCACTGAAGCCACCATGGGAATGACTCTGACTGTGCCAACTGCATCCACCACACCGCCAAGCGCAGAGGCCACGAGGATCTGGGAGATGTAAACCTGACATGACAGAATAGCGCAGTCTATGCCAAACCCTCGCTTGGAGTTCCCGGGGCTATGGTGAATGTACTggaaaaagacaagaaacatGTTAGGAGGTAAAACAATGGACGAAATATTTAAACACTAGTATCTTCCTTGAATTTCTCAGTCACGCAGTCAACTTTACGCCATCCTCGTTTATCACACAGGCTATACAAGTCCAGAGCAACAGCCTCCTTATATACTTATCAATGGCCTCCTGATATTAAACAAAGAGGCAGATATTTACTGGGGTGCTCCTGGCGTGAATTGGCTCCAAGATCAggttttgtaaaaacaaatttaCATGAAACAGTTGGtgggaattatttttatgattacAAAATGGAATCTCCCTCTCAATCCTTATGCAGaaacatgttaaaataaatggtCCTGTAATTTGTAACACAAATGGAACAGTGCTAAAAAGTGGAAAGTAGATCTGTCCttgtttccagcagaaacaGTTTGCCTCATGTCTCCCCAAACTTATAGCGGCACCTCAGTATCGAAGACCTCAAAGAGCCTGAGCAAAGCTAACACAGCACATCAGAAACAGCAGTAAAAACTAGGTATATAATAAATActccaaaaattatttcatttctcttcatcTACCATATGCGCCCAAATCCTTTTACACCATAGCACAGGGTAAAGCAATCGTGACCCCACTGAGCCAACCTGATGCTAATACCATCTGATCTAAGCAGCGGCTCTTGCTATTTATTATCAAGGATGAATCTGCGCTTTGACACACACCTCAGCAAAGCAGGTATCTCAGCTAATGGGATTTAATAAATCCATTTTGCCACTGTGATCTTCAGGGAAACATGAACGCTCTGCCTTGattaaaatagttaaaatattcCACATACCTGTTTAATATCATGGTATTGTCCCAAAAGAGCATAGGGGCAGTAGGAGATACTCATAGAGACTATTCCCATCGTGCTGATCATTATCATGGTGACGTACACGTTGGGGAACATAGCCATCACCGCAGTGCCAAGAGAAAAACCCAGCGTGCCCAGGATGTAGATCACTTTTATACTAAGGTCATAGTTGTCCAAGTATTTCTGCAACAAGGCTGCAGAGATCaagaataaaacacaaatatcaGTTTACTCAGTGTAGTTTTACGCTATCGACATGGCCACGGCAGCTCAATGTGCTGTGTGGGACTTGGATGCTCACTACATATTTGGTTTGTCTTCGCAGCATGGCTCAGCCCTCACTGGGAAAAGGATGCACTGCTACTTCAGAAACCGGGGAGCAAATGAGCTCAGAGACTTGCCTAAACTATGCTACAAGTCTGAGGCAGAACGAAATGCTTTGAAACTCAAACATATCATAGTCTATTAATGAATTTTACCTATTTATTAACTTTACCAATGCAGGTACACTCTGAGCACACAGGAAATTATGTTTCTAATGCAAGCACGTTCACTAAACAAAGTGATCAGATGACTGATGTTTATAACCACATTTCAGTTTGTGTTCAGAAACAAGCTGCCCACCTGAACTTCAGTTGGACATGTCTCAACAAGGAGGCCGTCCCCATGATACCGATCTGTGCAGGCATGCCTGCACGcgtgctgcaaacagcagaatTTAGGTTGGGCAAAAGCTTTCAATTTCAGTCTGTATTCCCAGTCTAAATTGTTTGTAGTTGTTTTATCTGTTATTAGAGAATGAGAGACTTTCAGAAatgtataattttgtttttaaaaacagtctttGAAAAAACCCTCTTACACGTTTGAATTTTCTAACAAGCATAATTTAGTTTCCTGATGACTAGCTAAATGCCATTCAATATCCTTGGTATCATTTTGTGCTTTATGCCACTGATCTGTTCATATTCCCACCTCTACATTTGGagggattttttaatattgattCTCAAAGAAGCCTCTCCCCATATGACCACGCAAAATGCTTTTCCAAAATATCCTTCACCCCAAACAAGGAGGCGCAGGCTAACTgaagcaaaactatttttacCTTGCAAATACATATATGAAGTGCGTTCCACTGTCAGACTGTGCAGTCTCTTACCTgaacaaacagcagcagtagcagcatAGATTACCAGTCCCCAGCATCCCATCTGAACTCCAGCATTATAGGCATGTAACTCAGTTGAGTTAGAAGGGGCCTGCAAAGACAAACGCAAAGCTTTTCTTGTAACGAACACATCTCAGAAATGAATAAAAGTAAGCAGGTTGGCCAATGGTAACTGTTCTCTTACCTTTGGATCGCCCTGAAAGATGACCTGGCCCATGAAATCTGTATAGAACACAGCTTCAGCAATGATCGAAAACCAAGTTAAGAGGTGACAGACGCACAGTCTCAGCAGCTCCTTTGGCATCTTTAGCATTGACAACCACAAGAGTCTGACAGTGGTTTCAGTTTCCCCCTCTTCGCTCTCTGTGTCTCCACTTGAATTGGTCGTGCCGCTCTGATTCCTGTGTCTGTACCTCTGTCGCTGCCGCTTCTGCATGTCGTAGATATCATTCATGCTGCGTGAGGATTTTATCAAGACGATGGCATTGGCCCGACGAAAGCGATAGCGGTGAGAGCCTATTTTGCCATAGTACGAGAAGGTGTAAGACGGCTGACGGTAGAACATGTGCCTCCGCCTTCGCATGGAGTTTGAAGTACTAGATTGCTTCATGCCTATTCTAGTGTGTCCATTGAGGAACTCTTTTGGTAGGGAGCCATTCATGTTTGGGACTTTATCTTCATTTAAGCGATTATCAAGCaacatttcctcctctttctcattGTCCCTGAGGAAAGCAGACAGGTGGTTGAGTTTGGACTTCATGATCTCTTGGCTTGTGTTGTGGGGAGTGTTTGGATATGAAGCATCCTGAAAAATGGAAGGTTCAATGTCATGCAGAAAAAGTAGCTCCGATTCAATTTCCAATGTAGCATCAGGCATGTGCAGAACTGAGTCACTCTTACTTCTTACAATGTTCACCTCAGGAAACTCCATATTGAGATCATGCTCTGACTGAACCTCATCATGAAACATAGAGGCTCCATACGGCTCTTCCTCACTAATTACATTCAGTCGATTCAGAGGGGGGAGACTACCACTGAATTTGACGCTTGAAAGTGTGTCTCCTTCGTCATCAatcctgtcctgctgaggattATATTGCTCTTCTTCAATGCTAAAAAGGTGGAGAGCAACggagacagagaaaataatggctgcaaagaagaaaaggacttGCTCTTGAGATTTAAAAATACCACCCAGGAAGGTCTGTGTCCAGTCCAGCCCTCCTAACATATAACCGATTGCTCCTCCAAGACCTgtggaacaggaaaaaatgagaagtgAGTTCAGTAAAAAATCAATTCAGTCACAACTTGGTCATCAGGAAGAACTGACAGCCGCCAAAAATATATCAACTagctccataccagctgaaaACGCATGGATGTTAAGGGCCATGTCTTGTTCTTCACTGTCCACCACATCCAACAAGTAGGCCCGAATTGGCCCTTCTGTTGCATCAGCGCAAAAATCCAACACCACAACACCAAGCACCGTGAGAACTATACCAATGGGCTGCTTGTCCGGGACATCACCGATAGCCAGACCTGAggaaaaatggaagaggaatCTGAGCATGTCattcaaaaacagaaaactaCTAAGAGCAGGCTTAGCTCCTTAAGAAAAGGTGGCCAACACACTCACTGAAAACATTCCTTTACAGAGTAAAATGGCAATTTCAGCTGTTTGGCACAGCTTTACAGAAGGTCTGCGACAGaagcttctgtttttaaatttttaagcctgacattcatttttcaaactgttattttaaaaacatctcttAAACCTGAGAGAGCATTAGGTACTATTTCATGTTCCTCGTGTGTATCTTCCTTCAAATCCTGAAGGCTGTTTTTATCAAAGACAGCCACGGTGAGAGAAGAGAGCATCCAAAACCAAACTGTCGTACCTCATCTATCAGTTACAAACACAGGTAACTGCACTGCTGACAGCACTCCTGACACGGTGCCCATCATGTGCTGCGACCATTACAACAGGATAAAGTGAATTTTAACCCCCACACcactctctgcttttcttttcgTCATATTTTCTAGATCACTTTTACAAGCAAAACTTTTAAGGATGAAGCAACATGAAGGTATTTTGCATTGCAAAAAGCATCAGTCAGCTTCTGTTGATTGCATGGGATGAAACGCTTTTTGTCTACAGAGTAGAAAGGCAGCATTAGTCTATAGCTGGAGAATTTATCATGAAACGACCGTTGACAAAAGCATGAATTACTTGAATCAGAGAGACTTAAACGTTACACATGCAAGACACTAGTAAAACCATTAGTGTAACTGATAAAAATGACTGTGAAAAGCGATGAACTGGCTAAGCTaccaaaaataatctaaatCTCAAGTGCTATGATTCCTGCATATTCAATCCTCATTTATACCAAGCCCTCTGAATGTGAAAGAAGTTTATGTATGTTCCACGCTCGGCTGAATCTCGCAGTGGAAAACACCAACACCAGTGCTTTAGATTCGTTGGAAACCTGAGCAGTGCGTACAGTGGAGAGACCAAGGGTGGAAGAAGATCTACACACAGCTGTTCTCCTGGGACATGGTCTTATTATTATTAGGAATGGAGAACCTCTTTTTTTAGCATGCTCCTTGTTCTCCTCCCGATGACTCCTATTGCCAGAGGCCAGGTTATGAAAAAGGGTACAATACAATGACCACCTTAGTTTTTGCACCATCTCCTGTAGCTCCAAACTGAAATTAGGAGTGCAAGTAACTGTAGACTAAGGACAGGAAAATGTGAACATAAAATGGGAAGACAGAGACAACGAAAGCATACAGGGTCCATCTAGGAGAAAATCTGGTTACAAATGAGGCCTTTTCCTGCAAACCGTGACACCCCCTTTTGCGAGAGACTGATAAGTGGTgccttttctctctgaaaagtgACACAAGCCACCATTTCAAAAACTTCAGTTGAAGAGGGACTAATATTGCTTTATCATATTGCACATCTGCTCTAAATAGTAGATTAAGTGCTGTCTTATGCTGATGTAAATTAAATGTTAGTAGCAAATCTCTATATTCTAGTATGGAACAAGTGTAAGAAAAGACCATGGACTGGCTCTCACTTCAGTTCACTCCAGGCTCCCTTAGGGGAGAGACAGCAGTGTTCAAAGTGCTTTTCAGAAGAGGGTTTCATTCAAAATCTAGCACAACCATGTCCCAGGAATGGATGCATAAAGCATACAGCTCACTTTCACGGTGCATTGCAACAACCTCTCTGTTTTGAAGACGTTTCATCGCACAAAGGCACCACTGGAGTATCTGGAAAGCGCAGGTTTTCTAGAAAGCTATGCAATAGACTGTTTTACAGTGTAACAAAGAATTGgagaaaaatcaaaggcagTATTTTCTGCTGGATTATTAAAAGGTGAGATACTTCAAAATAAACCTGTAAACTGCGTATGAGCTTTGCTTGCCAGTATCAACGGCTACAGACCTAAACCACTGTGCGGAAGTAAAAGTTTCTTATCAAATGAAATCTTGTAAAAGGGCTGCAGCCTAACATCTTGCACGCATCTGGACGAGGAGAAATAAGCCTTGGAGACACAATTACCAAGTACAATTGATACCATATGATAGCAAttcaaataattaatatttattgcttgggtaaattaaaaaaaaccgTAAGCTAAACATCATTCATCTAAACAGTCTGTCCGCTGTGGTTTGCGGAAAATTGGAAACCATCATAGGGCACCCCAATCTGGCTTTAAAAAGCTAATGTGCTGAGCCAAGGTAACGTTCCACTCATTTCCTCAATTAGTAAGGCTTTTTCACAATAGAGCTGCACCTAACTCCCCAAAAAAGAGAGCCAAGAGGATATTATTAGGTGCTAAGTTCCTTTCATTTGCATCAGTCCAACCATGATGTAAACATTTCCCCAAATGTACTTGCTGTCACTTCTCCTACACTAAATTTACAAAGAGATTGGAGATTGTAGATTAAGCTTGGTAGTAAACTAAATTCAAGGGAAACTATTTTTACCAGCTTTGATGGGGTCTCAGGAAGAATTATTTTCCCACAAAGTTTTTGATAAACAAATATTAACTGTGTTCTGGACTTTTTCAATACCAGGTCTaagaaaagcacaagaaaaagtgaaaagataatttttgaaataatgCTGGAAACAGGATGTGTTGCCAGATATGCATTAAAGGGAAAATGGATCACAACAGGAAACATTTCCCTGTGAACAGGTTGCTACAATTTTCCCATGTCAAGGATCGACCAAATTCGTCTCAGCGACTGCAAACATTACACTGGCAACCATTGTATTAATAACGCTGTATTAACAGTTACAGCTGTGATTGCACAACACTCAGTACAGCACCGTAAGCTTCGAATAATAACAACACCATGCAGGATGGACAGCTCAAATGTAGCACTGTGGAGGTTTCTAATGATTTTAACACTAAACATAAGTTACACCAATTACATATCATTACCTTTAATTCCTACATAAAAATCTTAAAGCAGATATGTTAGCGGGAGATATACACAGGTGATATCCTCATTATTTACCTATAACAGAGCCATTAAGGAAAAGTGCAACTCCAAAGAGGACACCAATGCAGAGAGCAAGAATAAAAGGCCGCCGGCGGCCCCAGCTCAGCGTGCAGCGGTCACTAGCCGAACCTATAAGCGGAGTGAAGATCAAGCCCAGGATAGGGCTAAGGAACCAAGTGAGGCTGTAGTATTGTTCAGGAAGAcctaaaacaaagacaaaaatgattTAAAGGTTATGCGGTACACACCAAACATTTCACTTTATACACATGAAGTTGTATTATACCTTCGAAAACTGTAAATTGATCAGAAATTTACTTACAGTAAATCTGTGCCAAATGAACAACTCAGTTAAGATTTCTTATCAATGGTCAAAAAACAGCTAAGGAAAGCAcatacatatcttttaaataactGGGCAATAAGAAGTGAACAATAGGTATATTTaagctactgaaataaaagataaaaaaatgtatctaCCAGTGGAATCGCTAGTCtagtgtggtgggttgacccaggctggatgccaggtacccaccaaagccgctctatcactccccctcctcggggggacaggggagagaaaatacaacaaaaagctcatgggtcgagataaggacagggagatgaTTCAGCAATTaccgtcatgggcaaaacagacttcactttgggaaaattaatttaatttattaccaatcaaatcaaagtaggataatgagaaagaaaaactaaatcttaaaacaccttcctcccacccctctcTTATTactgggctcaacttcactcccaaatTATCCACCCCCACCCGCCGCAACGTGGCCCAGAgggacggggaatgggggttgtggtcagtatcacacgttgtctctgccgctccttcctcctccaggggaggactcctcacactcttcccctgctccagcgtggggtccctcccacaggagacagtcatCTATGAACTCttccaacatgggtccttcccacgggctgcagttctACACGAACTGCTCTAGTGTTGGTCCCTTCCacggggtgcagcccttcaggaacagactgctccagcgtgggtcccccacggggtcacaagccctgccagcaaatctgctccagcttgggctcctctctccataggtctacaggtcctgccaggagccggCCCCAGCATGGACTTCCCATGAGGTCAGGGCCttctttgggcatccacctgctccagtgtggggtcctccacacGCTGCCAgtggatatctgccccaccgctaacctccatgggctgccgggggacagcctgcctcaccatgggctgcaggggaacctcTGCTCTGacgcctggagcacctcctcctcctcctccttcactgaccttggtgtctgcgGGGTTATCTCTCTCATTCCCACTCCTCCCTCTGGCTGCAAGTTGCTGTTGCACAGtatctttctccccttcttaaatatgttaccacagaggtgctaccaccgtcactgatgggctcagccttggccagcccAAGGCCATCTTGGAGTTGGGTGGTATTGGCTTTGTTGGACatggggaagcttctagcagcttctcacagaagccaccctgtAGTTCCCCCACTGCCAAAACCTTGCCCGCACAATCCCAATACATCTAGATTAGTTACTACTGTCCAAAGAAAACCTCAcacttttgctgaattttgctgAGTGTGCCAAATTTCTTTTGGTGGGCGTCGTGGTAGGGACAGCCTCTCAGCCAACATGTGCTGTGTAGAAGCCCAATAGCTTTGTTGCATCCTCTATCCATTTGTGGACTATAAAAGCAAGTATCTGTGTCACATTTGGAAAGCTACCTCCTTGTCATATACACGTGTCCCCTTCTCAGCAAAACTTTTAACATTCAACAGGAGTTGAACATTATAGTGGCACTGTTCATCTAAGGCCACCACCATAAAGAGTCACTAAAGATTTAATTGACAGAGTGACGGACAAAATTTGACTGTCATATGAAATCGTCCCATTTGTAAGCACAAAAATGTTTACTTATAAAATTGAACAATggacaataaaagaaaaagcaattattcATTAACCTATCGAGAGCAGCTGAAGAGGCTTGTTCACCTCTatgatttgtgcttttttttttcagaactgaagtGACTGTTTATAGGatcaaatggaaataaattggATTTATTATGTAATATTTACCTAGGAAAAAAACTTTGttacaaataatttctgaagaaaacccccaaagccCTGCTTTACACCTCTCCAGCATGGAGGGCAATGGCCTGCAGATGGCAGACTGGCTCAGAAGAGCAGCTACACTCAGGTCCTTGGAGATCCGCCTCCCTCTCTGTTTATCAGCATAAGTCAGGTAACCACTTTGACATGTTTCTAAGCgaaccattaaaaacaaaccaatcgATTTCTTGTAGTCCAACTGATGCCAAGACTGAAAGAACTCAGTATCTTTACCCtaggaaggaaaacaattaaTTATTCAAAACCATGTATTGTGCGAGTAGCATTTGACCTTTGCTATCGAGATCAACCTGTACTTTAtgctccccctgcagcgtgtTGAGGCATCCATTACCAAGCAGGATTATACCAATCCCTGCCCAAAATAGCCTGTGCTGCAAATTTGGAAGTCTAATCTCCTGTTGTTTAAAGTGCCATCAAATCTTGACTAACGATGCTGACTTCTTCCACGAGATAAATCATGTggaaaataagattatttttttttaccatatcTTACCATAAATAACCAACTTCACCATCAGGATTCAAAAATCAGATCTGAGGCCAAGGTCTATGTGATTTCACTCAACTCTGGCTAACGAACAAGCTAACGGTGACAGCTGCCTTGATGAGCACAGAGTTACTGGAAGAGACTTGCCTTTTCTGAGCGTACATGACCAAACAGAAGTGCAGAGAAAATGTACATCTCCCCATGATTTTAACATCCTGTTTTAACTTCACCGAGTTCAGCAGCCTTCCCAAGCAAGCAGGGCCAGGCATTGTATATTTAACTGGCACCTCACCTGCTCCTGATGATAACACTTATCGTTGCTTGAGCTGGCATATAGGTGCAGGGAatcctgcttaaaaaaaaaaattaatgatggaagagaagaaacatttaGTTCAAGGCAAGCAAAACTAAAGAGTAGGCAGGTTATAATCCATTTAGGGTGAACAATTTTTCTGCAGGACACGAGAGAAATGGCAGTGTGTAAATACCCATCCGACTTTGCCTTCACAAAGCCATCCTGCTGACCAGCAGTTATGCGTCAGAGGTTGCTATTGTGTGATGCCAACTCACTGCAGAGACTCTGTTTTAAACAAAGTCAGAAGCTATTGCTTAACCAATGCCATTAGTCTTTATTGTAGCGATCaacatctgaaataatttggtGTCATATCACTGCAAGAGGGCTGTATGTTGAGGGCAGCAGTTTCTTTTTGGAATTATGTTGTGACTTGCGAATTACGAGCTGGGACATTTCAGTTGAGCTCATCCATCAGTAAACACTTGAGAGACACAGCGAAGTCTTACCGTAAATCATACAGTTGCTTTAAATAAACACAGGGGATGAAGGCTAGCAAGGGCTCTGTTACTAGGATTATAAGCATCATCCTCTCTTATATGAATAAAAAACCTTGAATAGATAGATGTAAGTAAAATTGATGCAGTTAAGAGACTATCAATATTTCCAACGTCCATAGAGACAACTCACTCATTTTAATGGAGACTATGAGCAgaaacaagaaggaaatgccAGTACAGCAGGGACAGGCAATAGGGGTGTACATCCAGGGACACCAGGGCCTTCACAGCTCGCCAGCCCTCTGTCCTTGTGGCCACCACTTTGTCTCCAGTCTACAACAGCACTTCTTTGTGGTGtataaaaattttaacaaaaaaagttcTGGGAACACTTAATCCATTCAAAATGATGACTTCTGCACAGAATTAAAATCTGTTTACAAAATTTTTCCTTCAACTGTAAAAACGGCACATTTCTGAATTGGAAggacaggtatttttttatgctttataGCCACAGTTAACCAACTGTCATAAAAATGTCCTAAACCCAGTGATTTTTACTGCCAGCATTTCTTTGACTTCTGTACTTTCAAGGTCAACTTTTCATGTAGTAACTCAAAATCAGATTAAGGCCTGCATTCTGGTTTGATTTTACAG contains the following coding sequences:
- the SLC45A4 gene encoding solute carrier family 45 member 4 isoform X2; the protein is MKMAPQNADSESMQVQDLPVAQLQKPENKENESREETISEGSIDRIPIRLWVMHGAVMFGREFCYAMETALVTPVLLQIGLAIGDVPDKQPIGIVLTVLGVVVLDFCADATEGPIRAYLLDVVDSEEQDMALNIHAFSAGLGGAIGYMLGGLDWTQTFLGGIFKSQEQVLFFFAAIIFSVSVALHLFSIEEEQYNPQQDRIDDEGDTLSSVKFSGSLPPLNRLNVISEEEPYGASMFHDEVQSEHDLNMEFPEVNIVRSKSDSVLHMPDATLEIESELLFLHDIEPSIFQDASYPNTPHNTSQEIMKSKLNHLSAFLRDNEKEEEMLLDNRLNEDKVPNMNGSLPKEFLNGHTRIGMKQSSTSNSMRRRRHMFYRQPSYTFSYYGKIGSHRYRFRRANAIVLIKSSRSMNDIYDMQKRQRQRYRHRNQSGTTNSSGDTESEEGETETTVRLLWLSMLKMPKELLRLCVCHLLTWFSIIAEAVFYTDFMGQVIFQGDPKAPSNSTELHAYNAGVQMGCWGLVIYAATAAVCSALLQKYLDNYDLSIKVIYILGTLGFSLGTAVMAMFPNVYVTMIMISTMGIVSMSISYCPYALLGQYHDIKQYIHHSPGNSKRGFGIDCAILSCQVYISQILVASALGGVVDAVGTVRVIPMVASVGSFLGFLTATFLVIYPEVNEEPKEEQKGLGPLETTEGNGTSADKPTVLKLTRKGAAASELEGESAV
- the SLC45A4 gene encoding solute carrier family 45 member 4 isoform X1, which gives rise to MKMAPQNADSESMQVQDLPVAQLQKPENKENESREETISEGSIDRIPIRLWVMHGAVMFGREFCYAMETALVTPVLLQIGLPEQYYSLTWFLSPILGLIFTPLIGSASDRCTLSWGRRRPFILALCIGVLFGVALFLNGSVIGLAIGDVPDKQPIGIVLTVLGVVVLDFCADATEGPIRAYLLDVVDSEEQDMALNIHAFSAGLGGAIGYMLGGLDWTQTFLGGIFKSQEQVLFFFAAIIFSVSVALHLFSIEEEQYNPQQDRIDDEGDTLSSVKFSGSLPPLNRLNVISEEEPYGASMFHDEVQSEHDLNMEFPEVNIVRSKSDSVLHMPDATLEIESELLFLHDIEPSIFQDASYPNTPHNTSQEIMKSKLNHLSAFLRDNEKEEEMLLDNRLNEDKVPNMNGSLPKEFLNGHTRIGMKQSSTSNSMRRRRHMFYRQPSYTFSYYGKIGSHRYRFRRANAIVLIKSSRSMNDIYDMQKRQRQRYRHRNQSGTTNSSGDTESEEGETETTVRLLWLSMLKMPKELLRLCVCHLLTWFSIIAEAVFYTDFMGQVIFQGDPKAPSNSTELHAYNAGVQMGCWGLVIYAATAAVCSALLQKYLDNYDLSIKVIYILGTLGFSLGTAVMAMFPNVYVTMIMISTMGIVSMSISYCPYALLGQYHDIKQYIHHSPGNSKRGFGIDCAILSCQVYISQILVASALGGVVDAVGTVRVIPMVASVGSFLGFLTATFLVIYPEVNEEPKEEQKGLGPLETTEGNGTSADKPTVLKLTRKGAAASELEGESAV